DNA sequence from the Tachysurus fulvidraco isolate hzauxx_2018 chromosome 1, HZAU_PFXX_2.0, whole genome shotgun sequence genome:
TCGAAATATTGCtgcaaaagaagaaaaggtaAATCTTCTAGAATAAAAGTtatgcattaaaaaataaacacacacacacacacacatatacacataaacacacacacacacacacatatacacataaacacacacacacacacacacacatacacacacatacacacacacgcacacatacacacacacatatacacacacatacacacacatacacacacatgcacataaacacacacacacacacgcacacacatacacacgcacacacatacacacgcacacacatatacacataaacacacacacacatacgcacacacatatacacacacatacacacacacacacacacacacacacaatcaaacacacacaatcatacatacaatcacaatcaaacacacaatctcacacacacgcatacacacacacacacatacacacacacacagatatacacacataaacacacacacacacacagatatacacacacacacacacacacacatacacacacagagatatacacacacacacagagagatatacacacaaacacacacatacacacacacaaacacacacacacacacacacacacacacacacacacacacacacacacacacacacacacacacacacacacacacacaaacacacacgtacatttTACTGAAAGCTATTACTAAGTGCACacctttattaaaaaagaaccATCACTGGTGACGTCTCTTCCTGTGTGCATCAGGCTGGTGAGGActttctgaaacacacacacacacacacacgcacacacacacacacacacacacacacctctttgaATGTGATACCTACACCCCGAGCAGGCATGGAAAAAGTCATCAGAGCATCAGATGATACCATCGACAATACAGACATCAATGTAAAAACAGGATCAACAACAATAAGTGACAATGTAAGCAAATCAAATGTCACTCGATTAATGTTACATGTCTCAGACACAAAATGTCTGATATCAGTGACAGGATGGACATCAGACACCAGGTAGTATTCTTTACACCAGTCAACAGGTCTGACACTGGTAACAGGCACTGCTGAGTAATTAACCCCTAAACTCATCCAAATTAATGATAAATCTCAGGGATTCCTGCAAATTACACAAACGTCGGAACTTCTTTTAAACTTcgttaaaactaaagaatgttaaattctttaaaaaaaactttttaccaataaatatttatcactTCTACTCTCAACTGTATAATACTGAcaattattacataatatatataaacatgttcaAATTGTTGACACATCGTTATTTTAACTTTTTCAACTGACCCTAATGTGGCTAAATAGTGGGTAAATATTTCATCTGAGAACACCAAAATGTGGCTGCACATGTTATCAAAGTATATGCAAACTTATGGGTTCGACTTCATCTAGACACAAAAAAACTAACCGCGAAGCACTGCAAGAGGACTTGCTTCTTGCTGAAGCTGGTTTCCTTCTCCAGGTAGGCAGACACCGAGTCCAGTATGCTCTGTCCGACGTTATCGGTCACCCTCAATGTCGTCATCCCATTTTCTTCCAGAACAAGCAGAAGAATCACCCACAAATTTGTAGCCTGTCTGAAGATCGAAGCCACCTCTGTGGTCATTGTTTTTTCCATACGGGGAAGAAGAACCTCCATACCGCAGCGCAGGAAGGCCTGAAATGCCTGAAGTGGTGGGATATCTGGCCGGCAAATGGTGTTCAAGTCTATACCGCATGTCCAGTTCAGTCTGGTGATCATCTCTTTCACCAGACAAAAGTTGAGCTCGGAGGTGTTAGTATTAGTCCCGCTGCCGCCGCTGTCGGTGTTGTTGGGTGACTGTGCGACCCTTGTGATGTTTAAGCAGGTGGCACACAAAGTGCTCACCCAGAGATTGGAAGGATCTTGAACGATATGAGAAAGTACAGCCGGTTTGGCACAGATCGATGAGACGAAGTTCGCTTGGTCATAGTCCCAGCAGAGTGCAAGGAGAGCTGCATTTGGGAGATTCACCGTCCAGTTTGAGTACCGACATTTCTCAGATGGCTTGAAACCCATCAGATTGCCTTTGCCAGACCCAGTGAGGTTGGAGCACTGCTCGAGCAACCAGGTATTGTCCAAATTGGCTAGGAGGTTCTGCATAACGGTGGTGTTGCCGCATACCTTCTTGGCAAAGTTTTCCGTGTCAAGATCGGCGCAAAGAGCGAGGTCGGTCATGTCTACGATGACTGGCTTGGTCCATTCTGAGTACAGGCAAACTTTGGGAAGCAAGTCTGATGTGTCATTATCGGAACAGACAGACTTCAACCACTGGTTCTGAGGGTCAACCGTTAAACGTGTTAATAACGTCACGTTACAGCATACATTAGGATAGAATGCTATCATGTCAAATTTCCAACATAGACCAATGACAGATGGATGCACTGGTAAAACCATCCATGatgaatatttacacaaatcagACATGGTGGGAATTGTAGGATGGACAGTTGGTGGGGATGTAGTAGAAATTGTTGGGGAAATGGTTGCGAGTGTACTAGTAGAGAGAGTCGGGCTGAATATAGGAAGAAGAGTGATGGTGGAGACGGTTGGGGAGACTGTTGCAGGAAATTTGGTGAGGGATGAAGAAGGCATGAGGGTAGAAGCTGTCGGTATTTTCGTAGACACTGAAGAAAATGGTGTTAGCAAGATGGGAAGGGTTGATGTGCTAGAAAGAATGACTTTggaggatgatgaggaagatgaaggaATGCTGGAGGACACTGGTGGAACTGTTGATGGAGAGAGTTTTACAGTAGAAGAGAATGTTGAGGTGAAGGTCAGAGGGGTGGTGGATGAAAGAGTCGTGAATGTTGATGAGGTCTTTGGGACGAGTGACGGAGAAAGGGTCGTGCTAGAAAGGGTTGCCACTGTTGATGAGGTCTTTGGGACGAGTGACGGAGAAAGGGTCGTGCTAGAAAGGGTTGCCACTGTTGAGGTACTGGTTGAAGTAACAGATGATGAAGTGACGGAGATCAGAGGAGTTGCTGGAGATAAGCTCATGTTTGAGACTACTGGTGGAACTGTTGGATAACTTTCAAAATAGAGTGTGCAATACTTTTGCACCCAATCAAATTCCTTGTTGAGGACTAGCGAAGCGAGAAATGTGGTGTTGGCGCAGACCTCGCTCACAAATCGAGGCTCATCATTTTGTATGCACACAGATATCTGACCTGTGGAGAGTGCCATTACGTTGCGCCATTCCGAATACTGGCACATTTCTGTGGCAAGAGAGTTCATTTCGTCTGGAAAAGATGTAGGTACCTCGGTACAGTTGGGCATTATCCAAGTATTTTCTTGTTCGGAGAAAATCAGCATGTAAAAGTCCATACTCTGACACAGAAGTGCCTGCATTCTTGCACGATCGTTGCTCCAGCACAGTGCCACAATACTAGGGTCGAGTATTTGAGGAGACCATTGATCGTACACGCAGTACATCCAGACCATGTATCTATCTGTTACGTTTGTGCAGTATTCCCAAACCCAGGTATTGCTCGGGTTCACGATGAGCGCCTGCATCACAAGAGCATTATTGCACACACCTTCAAGAAAAGCTTCGGGGTCGTTGTCGCTACACATAGTGACCAGACCTGGATCGACGATGTCCCCAGAAGTCCAGTTCGCGTAGTTGCAGAAAAGCTGGCTCAAGCTAAGGGTGGACCGTGAAATTCTCTGGCTTGATTCCGAGGGTACGGGTGGGCAGGACTCCAAAAGGGGTGATAGGACAGCCTCAATCATGTGGCAAGAGTTTCTCCATACCTGAGTTAGTTCAGAGTGGGATAGGGTGCTCAAAGATTCACACACATAATAAAGAGCGTCGGGAACTTGATATCTACTGCCTATAATGTCTGCACAGAGAGTGTTATCGAGGTGCGTAACATCCTGCTCTTCACAGGACAGTTGTGTCACAGGGTTGTCCGCTAGAGAGACGACAGAGCGGCTGCTGAGAACAAACGTGCTTTGACATGCCGTGTCTGAAAAGCTGCACGGTGGAATGTCAGGAGTCAAAAACATGTTCGTGATCGAATCGCCAAAGGACCAGTTCAAATTCTGGCTAATGCCCctggaaaaaaggaaacaaacaaatcataacattttatatcatatcgtaattcattcattcattcatttcctaccgcttatccgaacttctcgggtcacggggagcctgtgcctatctcaggcgtcatcgggcatcgaggcaggatacaccgaCGTTTAATTAAAATCGTACACAAGTTCTCGTAAGATCCAATTTGCCGAAAGCAGAGTTAAGATTATTTTGAAATTTAACAGCTACTGCAGATTCTCCATTAAAATCTCCGTTCCTCAGTGCAAAGGCGGTCATGGTTTACTTCTTATAGAGTGCTTTTGGGATTCATTTGTTTCTGAAACATATTATGAAGCATAAAAAGATGTTCTCGGGAGTTCTTTGGACGGCTGATGGTCTTAGGTTTCTAAAGGAAATTATGAGAAAGCGAAAAACTTATTTCTAGGGTTATGTAATGAATCCGAGGAACACGTGACCAGTAAGGTTCGGCAACAGAGAATAGGGTCTGTGTTCAAAATTGGAatcttcaatgttttttttttgcatcgtACAGAGAGAGTTTTTCTGTTAACTCTCCCAAGAACCCTACAGGAACCTTTTTTCATGAGAGATAAACATGAGCATGCTGAGACTCACCACATTATAAGTTGTTTTAGATCtcctgtataaaaaaacaaaaaaacaaatgattgGCCCCaaagttcattttaaaacagaaaatatgaaGTTAGAGTAAGTTTAAacacaacacccacaccaccaccaccaccaccatcaccaactAACCCTGAGGACATTGTTGAGTCTGGTTCATTGTAGGAGCCCCGATGCCGAACTGTAATCCGATTGTTGCCAGTTCTACCAACAACCGAAGAGAGTCTATTAAGATACAGGAGATGTCTGACATCAACGGAGACAAGGACAAGTCTATAAAAGCGTTCCACACGGTCCAAAAGTTCTCGGAAAACTTTAGAGAAAAGATGGCACTCAGCATCTCGTAAAAGGCGCTGAGCTGAGCCTGAGCCCCGATCGGATCTCCGCTCCGCTGGAAGGTGTTTAACGGACACGTCTGAGATTTAATGGATGAAAGGAAGGACATCAACGGTCCTCTCGACTTAAAAAGCAGAGCTTTGGTTAAATCCGCCTGCCACCCGCACTGTGTCCCATTAGATAAAAGACAAATCAGACCTCGGAAAAAGCCGTCCAACAGAACGGGCTGAGACGTGTTGTAGAACATACCAAGGAGGGACAGGTAGGAGTGAAGATCTGGGGACTCTGTGGTGAGACCCATTGTACTGGTGCTTCGGGATTGATGAAGGTTGGACCCAAACCCAGCTCTGACCCTTGTCTCCTTTTTCTCATCAGTCTTGAAAGAGTGAATTTTATCTGTGAGAATGTCTCGGGTTTTCTCAGAATCACTAGATTTGGAGTTGGTCCGGCGGGTGATGAGGGTCTTCGGGACTGTGGGCTGGCCAAAGACAACACCTAtgaacaatattattattatgattatgattattattatgatgatgagtattattattattattataattataattattattattattattattattatgaaaatatTCTCTCCGTAATGCAAATAGGGgttacaataataacaacaacaacaacaacaacaataataataataatgtatattaatatgctaaaataacaaaaacaatatttgtttgaattgctaataatataaataacgtttttctccacacacatttctatattttccttttatttattccatctttttctttcacCAATATAttgaaacaaatataaaacatgtcacgttaaaaccaaacaaatgtttttttttcttttaagagaAAATTAAAGTTTGAAACACTTGattaaaacagacagacagacagacagacagacagacagacagacagacagacagatagatagatagatagatagatagatagatagatagataaacagacttACTGAGTAAAGTGAAGGCGGTAAAGAGCAGGAAACATCTGGATCGACGCATCTTCTTCAACACTAGTTTTAGAAACTAGTTTCTTTAAACTAATTGTTAAGGCGCGACGCTGatgtctatatttatatttttgttcgttcatttaaaaaacaacaacaaataataaataactggcCTCCTCCAGGCTACAGATGCGGCTGAGAAGCTGAAACTACCTCTGAGTAAGTTTgtccggtgtgtgtgttactttggtatctctctctcactcactcacacacacactctcacacacacacacacacacacacacacacacacacacacacacacacacacacacacacacacacacacctctctcacacacacacacacacacacacacacacacacacacccgtgcaCCGAACCCAACCCACAGTAGAAACCTAATTAAACCCAACGAGACGAGAGAACAGGTGCGAACGGATTGGAGCCTCGAGTCACGGCTCTGAATCATTTATTAGTGCCGTTAATTAATTTACACCTGCTTTAGGAGACACATCGGAGAAAACATCACTAtctggtgggggggggggggcagagtgagagagagacagagagacagagagaaagggggaaagagagagaattaagGAGCAAAATACTGATATTAAACttgtgagacagagacaaagcCATCAGAgcaatcattaaaaataaataaataaatacataaaaaaccCGGCCTCCTAACAACTATTACTGTAAAAATCCATTGCTTCTTTTTCATCTCGTCTCAAACaccacacagttacacacagttacacacagttacacacagttgaCCACACAGTTACACATACAGTGATGTTTTAAACACTTCTGCAGAAAGATACGAGACggactaatatttaaatgttaattataattaaaatgtttttccttttaacGTTGAAATTTtgagatgatttttttcctcttactgACATGTTGCTCAGTTGTTACTGTGTTTAATGGATTTCTACATTATACTCACAATTTTATTTGACCACCTGCTGACAGGTGAACGTTTTAAAGTCATTAAAGTAGATAAGAACCGAAAGCTGCTCAGGTCATTGACTGTAAAAACTAGTCCTTCTGTCTGTCCAGCTTTCTCACCTCCTCTCCTGAATGCTCTGCTCAAACGTTCACGTTATTTCACTTCTACTGCATTTCACGTTCAAataagagaatgagagaagaaGCTCTCGCTCTTTTGTCTaaggagaaacagagaaagcttGCAAGCTTCGTTAACGTTAAATCGAGATCCTGAGATAAAAAAGATATTTAGCAGAAAAATTCAACACTTGTAAGGATACGCTGACGCGTTATAATGCATTAATAAGATCTTCACAGCGCACACATAACTGTTAGGAATACAGCATTTAAAGAATCATAATATAGTGTTTAGAACACAAGCTCGGTGCACTCTGGAAAGCAGAAGGTGTCGTAACGTGTTGTAAACGCATCGTAAGAATCCAAATTATAACAAAGTACGTCGTCCTTTAGGAAAGAGTTACAACAGGATTTAAAACTTCTCGTAATATATTACAGACGTAAGCTTCGTAGAAAATGTTACTAGATGTTTTtaatggggagagagagagagagagagagagagagagagagagagagagagagagagagagagagagagagagaggatactgacatttatttggcaaaaaaacgagataaaatataaataattaaattctaAAAACTACTAAAGGATTACTATGTAATGATATACTGATAAGTGTTAAAATAGAAAGACACAAGATAAGAcacaaaatagaaataaaaatatctggcaaaaaaattaaaaaaaaatttttttaacatcATTATACAAAGTAAGATGCTGATCATAAAacgtaaaataaataaatacaatgccAAAGCTATCTAAAAGCTAAAATATAAATGAGTTAATCccaaagaaagaacaaaattaatatgttaatacttttttatatttggcAGAAAAGAAAGTATTCCTCCTATACtggatatatatacatatattttttatttttaccagaATTTCTTTtgaattgtttaataaatattcgTTCTTATTTAGCAGCCAAAACCTGCCATATATaataaaccaacaaacaaaagaaagatcTGGAGAATTTGTTTTGTGCAGGAAATCTGCCACTGGTAAATTTTAATGAATGACTTTCTCACAAAAACAGCCGAGTGCATGTtgagggttaaaaaaaaaaaaaaaaaagccgacATGTAAcaggaaagagaaggaaaaaaaacaacaacaccaacacacacacaacaaatacGTTTCCTTTATACGATGGACAGTTTCTCGTCACTGAGCGACTTCTGCTACAgttttctgataaaaaaaacaaaaacaaaacaagaagtcTCTTGTATTATGTGCCTGAAAACCTCATGCTCATATTTACAGCTGTATTAAAGCACAAAAATCTCACAACACCACATGCAGCATGAGgggaaacaaagaaagaaaaaaggccaCAGTTTTGTACAAGGCTTTAATAAAACGCACACAAATCCGTTTGCatactttaatgtaaaactgaGCCTGGACTCTTTCAATGAGAAAGAATAGAACGCACTTTCTTttagctttattttaaatagagcAGGATCCTTAGGATCGCTTCTCCTCCTGTATTGCTTTgcaattatttattacaaatttaaACAACAAATTTTTACAGAATCTATTTGTTTTTCTACTGaggatttaaaaaggaaatttaCTTTAATAAGAACTTTAATGGTTACGTACAGAAATACGAAGGCTCTTAACGACTGAAAGGTTTTCAAGATAAACTGatggaaataaaagtaaaagtaaaatctcGTAGGTTCGGTTCGTATTCACGACgctaatgtataaatgtattaattactgCGAGTCTGGTTTTATTATTGCATTAAATTTTTGATTTAAATAACGCAGAATTTTAAattctgtatatttgtattttaaagtgcctcaaaaaaaaaaaaaatcatatcatatcaagGAACATGTAAAGAAAGCGCAAAAATAACGAGGGGTCCGAGCACCtctgttttgtccttttttttgggtgggtgggtgggtgggggggggattaaaacaatacaataaaaataaaacaaaacaaaaaagaaaacgagacacacaaaacaaattttaactctacacacttctttttttatacGTAAAGTGTTACTACATTCTAGCTGACACCttttataatacaaaataacttttttataataataataattattataaaaatgaattctAATGattaaaattgttctttttaatTCAAATCAATGACCCCACAAACATAATTCCTGGAGAAACAGGAAAGTTGGCAATAAACAAAGCAGAAAGTGCTTTTTCTTCCCTTTAAAACGGAGCACagacactgtttaaaaaaatttccTCTTAGTAAGAAAAAACTTCAACAACGTATTTAACGTTTCAGCCTCGTTATGAGATCGCTCGTTATTATTAAAGACTTTTTCGCTGATTTGACTAATTCTAAATAAGCGTGATGAATCAAAGTGTCATTTGTTTCGCTGGCAAatcattttgtttctataaaaaaaattaaataaacgtTGTTGCTGCTACAAAGTTTGAgccaaaaatctaaataataaaaaatgagccGTCGTGCTACTTTAGCGCTCGACACTTATTTCCGAACAAATGCCAAACCGTgaacactgattaaaaaaattgatatgtctgacacacagaactGATCGTAAAGACGTgattaaaatagattaaaattaaaaattaaacaaataaaaaattgaccTCTGGTTATTCTCGAGTAAAAATTCCGTATCGAAGGTACAGACGATGAAATACTTAAACATACTGTAACCTCCTCGATGAAAACagctaaatattttattgtctttggccactttaataggaacatgtACACAGCTGCTCAACTGTAATAATAATCGGTTGATCTCTGTGTTGCTCATCTTCACATGGAAGAAGTCTGTACCAAACAGGTTGGATTGagtacacgtgcacacacagacacgcacacagacactcactcactcactcactcactcactcactcactcactcactcactcactcactcactcactcactcactcactcactcactcactcactcactcactcactcactcactcactcactcactcactcactcactcactcactcactcactcactcactcactcacacactcactcacacactcactcacacacacactcacacacacactcacacacacactcactcacacactcactcacacactcactcacacactcactcacacacactcactcacactcacactcactcacactcacacactcacgttaCATCcgtgttaaaaagaaaagactCTCAGAACACATCGGACCTtaaagctccacacacacacacattgagggTTACAACAgatttcagttaaaaaaaacagagggaTGGGTGGAGCCATTGAGGTACacatgttcctattaaagtggccgtTGAATGTTGACATTCCTACCTACATTCTGTTTTACAGTAATTACTGAATGATACACAATAATATACAAAGAATATGCTTCAAAgaactatgtaaaaaaaaatctaaaataatccCTATTCTAATTTTAAAAGAAACTGGCAAAAGAATGCTGACAGATGAGACGCAAAACgaaacgaaacaaaacaaaactctgaCGATCTTTCGGAGGGCCGAGACCCAGACGTCCTCGTCTGTACCCCGGGTTAAAATCCTCGTTCTTTTCCCCGCCTCTCAGGTCTGTAACGGCAGGAAGGAAATATAAAAAggcaagcattttttttttaaaacagaaaggCTGGTTTTCCCTCGTTTTCGTCAGTCCCCGTTACTCGTCCGCGTTCTCCTGAGATTCAGTCAGGAGGCAGCAGGTCGTGCAGACGAAAGTGCTCGCGTACGTGTGGCCGCACGTCCTCGTTCTGGAGGGGAAACACAATGTGATGACAGAGTGACAAACACGATTTAAGTGGGCTGTGATGTCCAGACAATCTGGAGCCGGTCGTCAgcttaataaaattaaaataataataataataataataataataatgaattgaATCAAGGCAACGACGATGAATCAAAAGAACGAAGAATCATCGAGTCACTGCTTTATGAATCTTGCAGTTGACTCAGTGATATTAAAATATGGAAATGATTCTTTGGGAATCAAACACATTATAGAAGCAGATTTACTGATAGTAAATGGTGGTGCAGTTTTATTGTCAAAATACTGGATCGTTTCCTTTAGGAATCGACGTTAGGAATCAAACGGATATTGAATCAGAATCATATTGAATCGCTTTGctctgaataaaaaatattatcatCTAACTTTGAACTATACTGACGCGTAAAGTGGCGGAAGCGTCGGCGTACTGAATCGTTTGTTTTCGGAATCAAAATCGTGTCGTAGCAAACCGTCAATATCGTTAGCGAGGACAGCGGATCGTATCGCAGCGGATTCTGTAATAGGAAAATATAGATATCGAATGTTTCTTTATGAAGTCATATTGGTCTCGTATCAAGACGTACCAACTCCACCAGCTTTTCTAGAAAAGGCACCAGCTTGAGAAGCTCGCTGTCGTTCCTGTCCATGAACCAGCTCTCGATCGGGATCCCGTTAGACAGCTGCGATAAACAAATACCGCGAGGGTTTAGATCACAGCCCAATCAGCTTGTaggtaaatatttaaataaagtttgttgtagactgttataggaaattatttatattttttaatatatattttttctaaacagtaatgaaaataaaatatctgaaaGTCACTTAACAGTTATTTGGCAAAAcgtaataatttttaattaaagcatCTCTACTGTCAGTGAAAGAGCACAAG
Encoded proteins:
- the strc1 gene encoding stereocilin, with the translated sequence MRRSRCFLLFTAFTLLSVVFGQPTVPKTLITRRTNSKSSDSEKTRDILTDKIHSFKTDEKKETRVRAGFGSNLHQSRSTSTMGLTTESPDLHSYLSLLGMFYNTSQPVLLDGFFRGLICLLSNGTQCGWQADLTKALLFKSRGPLMSFLSSIKSQTCPLNTFQRSGDPIGAQAQLSAFYEMLSAIFSLKFSENFWTVWNAFIDLSLSPLMSDISCILIDSLRLLVELATIGLQFGIGAPTMNQTQQCPQGDLKQLIMWGISQNLNWSFGDSITNMFLTPDIPPCSFSDTACQSTFVLSSRSVVSLADNPVTQLSCEEQDVTHLDNTLCADIIGSRYQVPDALYYVCESLSTLSHSELTQVWRNSCHMIEAVLSPLLESCPPVPSESSQRISRSTLSLSQLFCNYANWTSGDIVDPGLVTMCSDNDPEAFLEGVCNNALVMQALIVNPSNTWVWEYCTNVTDRYMVWMYCVYDQWSPQILDPSIVALCWSNDRARMQALLCQSMDFYMLIFSEQENTWIMPNCTEVPTSFPDEMNSLATEMCQYSEWRNVMALSTGQISVCIQNDEPRFVSEVCANTTFLASLVLNKEFDWVQKYCTLYFESYPTVPPVVSNMSLSPATPLISVTSSSVTSTSTSTVATLSSTTLSPSLVPKTSSTVATLSSTTLSPSLVPKTSSTFTTLSSTTPLTFTSTFSSTVKLSPSTVPPVSSSIPSSSSSSSKVILSSTSTLPILLTPFSSVSTKIPTASTLMPSSSLTKFPATVSPTVSTITLLPIFSPTLSTSTLATISPTISTTSPPTVHPTIPTMSDLCKYSSWMVLPVHPSVIGLCWKFDMIAFYPNVCCNVTLLTRLTVDPQNQWLKSVCSDNDTSDLLPKVCLYSEWTKPVIVDMTDLALCADLDTENFAKKVCGNTTVMQNLLANLDNTWLLEQCSNLTGSGKGNLMGFKPSEKCRYSNWTVNLPNAALLALCWDYDQANFVSSICAKPAVLSHIVQDPSNLWVSTLCATCLNITRVAQSPNNTDSGGSGTNTNTSELNFCLVKEMITRLNWTCGIDLNTICRPDIPPLQAFQAFLRCGMEVLLPRMEKTMTTEVASIFRQATNLWVILLLVLEENGMTTLRVTDNVGQSILDSVSAYLEKETSFSKKQVLLQCFAKVLTSLMHTGRDVTSDGSFLIKQYFEIPLARLRVVLSSVDINTMRLILQFYNRNHGNLQLTEDYLRTLVSVLIQIHLRRDESLFLDLGPLLKLATPKDIGSLPPLQTNLIVLNLINNTIGSLSTEQRQAFGSWFSRSVGVANVTAGGTSFIRDCGNLIAYLPFFSFQHLSPPQILNGLDVLLRNDLGAVKQQFVAQSIFGTYKNLTADDFRRLATLTCRASTSELLAYVNTNMLPVIQENIRTCLSQGNHVPSYMISSLLLSNGSELQSPGALGPQRVSQLAPLLPLLGVEFLQQLNPSQLVPVFSALTSVRFTPTQAAVIVDKISSSMNLFDAGTLQKLGCLLSGLSTESLSTLSSSLLISTLSNFSLYKPQLTPPQINAITTQLWAAPEMVTWLGEAELLLSNSPLLSVMPQTHLILTNSTAPYTHTWNTQQAITLFNEVMRNKSSLTNQQFMSLGTVAQGVSCDVLTKLFQTSVNVSSMRGLLQVLRHQTVPLHPSLKRCLFEAMYKSNFFLDLLSEMGSQIALSIPMSSIKKFSPALMDSLRRTIVLDPQYFLLMPGIKQVMLVDKMVQSLGLNTGTYTEEEFRSLGIMATFVLDEVFLQLDRRFFVDSIEFLRGFCYYNASKRDAVASMLQEAGTFGPVQSWNSTTLIQVDRFLFFLPQETIQLIPPALMSLERIERLFSSQQQWESGDVGSVCKYDADEIFSKKQFVLQYFSGLLKPGRSSLMTSSTPPSCESMHVTGPAVWPINILVNMSSSDFRRCLELFGQEPSFTSDHLLLLLHKTKEVYGVVSSFTPSVIAQLGRTATQLSLEELGSLKLSEILSIAPLGAVSTWTRKQLGVLFSTVLNVTKQTPRQLNSSSLVALGHIVCGIEASTIQTLNPVEFSKAAMWLGRLNLSCSEDQLLAVISLLSNSLAFGTVSMWGPEVFIEIGAFAAGIPDMAMSALVKEQIEGIAPLAISLITPKKFAVVFSQEQISMFSYEQAASVTMAQRSALSSVQQTALSMVLNPIEDKPVDFRGRSLGVRAEVCPFCHVCSVLVFVLTLLLNSCT